Proteins co-encoded in one Campylobacter ornithocola genomic window:
- a CDS encoding methyl-accepting chemotaxis protein, whose protein sequence is MQNVSHKTSEVIAQSEEIKNVTSIIGDIADQINLLALNAAIEAARAGEHGRGFAVVADEVRNLAERTQKSLGEIEANTNILVQSINEMGESIKEQTTGITQINDAVAQIDHVTQENLKIANDSAAISDNVNKIANDILEDARKKKF, encoded by the coding sequence ATGCAAAATGTATCTCATAAAACTAGTGAAGTAATTGCTCAAAGTGAAGAGATTAAAAATGTTACTTCTATTATAGGAGATATTGCTGATCAAATTAACTTGCTTGCATTAAATGCTGCTATTGAAGCAGCACGTGCAGGTGAACATGGACGTGGCTTTGCTGTTGTTGCTGATGAAGTTAGAAATCTAGCAGAAAGAACTCAAAAGTCTTTAGGTGAGATTGAAGCAAATACTAATATCTTAGTTCAATCTATTAATGAAATGGGTGAAAGTATCAAAGAACAAACTACAGGTATTACTCAAATTAATGATGCTGTAGCTCAAATTGATCATGTAACTCAAGAGAATTTAAAAATAGCTAATGATAGTGCAGCTATATCTGATAATGTAAATAAAATAGCTAATGATATCTTAGAAGATGCTAGGAAGAAGAAGTTTTAA
- the rsmG gene encoding 16S rRNA (guanine(527)-N(7))-methyltransferase RsmG — translation MKKYEDKLTFLQAFVNKDDFFKKITLYKDLLKKFNAVHNLTHFNNIDENIIDSIKILDFYDLNDKQRIIDIGSGAGFPAIFLACILQESEFFLFEPSVKRASFLRVIKTELDLKNVNIIKEKIENYPSFKVDLITSRALMDVKPLVKISSGFYDDKTLFLLYKGSEIYKELEDLKDYQIFNQGFRNYCLLKMKEKLC, via the coding sequence TTGAAAAAATATGAAGACAAGCTAACTTTTTTGCAAGCATTTGTAAATAAAGATGATTTTTTCAAAAAAATTACACTCTATAAAGATTTATTGAAAAAATTTAATGCTGTACATAATCTAACACATTTTAATAATATAGATGAAAATATTATTGATAGTATTAAAATTTTAGACTTTTATGACTTGAATGATAAGCAAAGAATCATTGATATTGGAAGTGGTGCTGGTTTTCCTGCAATATTCTTAGCTTGTATTTTGCAAGAGAGTGAATTTTTTCTTTTTGAGCCTAGTGTTAAAAGAGCATCTTTTTTGAGAGTGATAAAAACTGAACTTGATTTAAAAAATGTAAATATTATAAAAGAAAAAATAGAAAACTATCCATCTTTTAAAGTGGATTTAATTACATCAAGAGCTTTGATGGATGTAAAACCTTTGGTAAAAATTTCAAGTGGTTTTTATGATGATAAAACATTATTTTTGCTTTATAAAGGTAGTGAGATTTATAAAGAATTAGAAGACTTGAAAGATTATCAGATTTTCAATCAAGGTTTTAGAAATTATTGTCTTTTAAAAATGAAGGAAAAATTATGTTAA
- the ribA gene encoding GTP cyclohydrolase II codes for MTIQISEIAKLPTCFGEFNIQSFKENDKEHLCIFKGKLDKEVNVRIHSECLTGDVLGSLKCDCGEQLEFSLKYIQEHGGMVIYLRQEGRGIGLFNKINAYALQDKGFNTIEANHQLGFKADERSYEIVDFILKYYEISKINLLTNNPEKLSSLKEKVNLRIPILVEANRFNRDYLEIKHTQMGHLN; via the coding sequence ATGACTATTCAAATTTCTGAAATAGCAAAACTTCCTACTTGTTTTGGTGAATTTAATATACAAAGTTTTAAAGAAAATGATAAAGAGCATCTTTGTATTTTTAAAGGTAAATTAGATAAAGAAGTAAATGTTAGAATTCATTCAGAGTGTTTAACGGGTGATGTTTTAGGAAGTTTAAAGTGTGATTGTGGAGAACAGCTTGAATTTTCTTTGAAATATATTCAAGAGCATGGTGGAATGGTGATTTATCTAAGACAAGAAGGAAGAGGCATAGGACTTTTTAATAAAATTAATGCTTATGCCTTACAGGATAAGGGTTTTAATACTATAGAAGCAAATCATCAATTAGGTTTTAAGGCTGATGAGCGTAGTTATGAAATAGTAGATTTTATACTTAAGTATTATGAAATTTCTAAAATTAATCTTTTGACTAATAATCCTGAAAAACTTAGCTCACTTAAGGAAAAGGTAAATTTAAGAATTCCTATTTTAGTAGAAGCAAATCGTTTCAATAGAGATTATTTAGAAATCAAACATACACAAATGGGGCATTTAAATTGA